A window of Nitrospirota bacterium genomic DNA:
GCTCGAATCCCGCGTCGTTGGAAATACACGCGAGGTGGATCACGGCGTCTACGCCCCCGCAAGCTTGACGGAACGCATCGGTGTCGCGAATGTCTGCTTCGAGGATTTTCAGGCGAGGCTGCGGCTTCAATTCGCAGCCGTAATACATGATGTCGTAAACGGTGACGTTGTACCCGGCGTCCAGCAGTTGCGGGGTCAACGGCGTTCCGACGTAGCCGGCTCCACCGGTAATCAGCACATTTCGCATAGGCGTGGCTCCCGTGGTGTTATTCGGCACTTCTATATCACCGCTGGCTTTGTGCAGGGAATCGTATAGCCGGCGGCCGCTGCGTCACGATAGAACATTTCCACCGTCTCTAAGGAGTAGTCGCTGTGATTTTTCCCCAGCAATGAGAGCTTATTCAGAATGTCATTGGTTGCGGTGATGATATGGCAGCCGACTTCGTCCGCTTGGACAATGTTCAACAGTTCTCGCGGACTGGCCCACAGCAATTCGGCTTTTGGTCGCACCCGCATGATCTGAAGCGCTTCGCGCATCACCGGCACCGGATCGACGCCGGTGTCGGCGATACGACCGGCGAACACCGAGATAATCGCCGGTGTTTCCGGAGCAAGGTGTTCTACAATCTCGCGAACCTGCTCCAACGTCATCACGGCCGTGATATTCAGCCGAACCCCGGCCCTGGAAAGCCGGTAGATCAACGGACCGGCAAACCGGCGTTTGGTGTTCGTGACCGGAATTTTCACATTGACGTTGGCGCCCCATGAAGCAATTTCGAGCGCCTGCGCTTCCATTTCATCAAAGTCGTCGGCGAACACCTCGAACGATACGGGTCGATCCGGAACAGCTTTCAGCACTTGCTGTGCAAATGCTTTGTAGTCCGTCACACCGGCTTTCCGCATGAGCGTGGGATTGGTCGTGAATCCCTTGATCCACGATTTCGCATACATAGTCTTGATGCCGGCGAGATCCGCGCCGTCCGCAAAGATCTTGACCCTCAAATCCGCCAACTTGGTCATCAGGCTCTCCTCCCTGTGAGTTGAAGGTTCGCATGGCGGAGAATGATCGCCACGGCTTCTGGAAGATCGGCGCACGTTGCATCGGGTGCTTCCCGCAAGGTTTCCGAATACCCGCGATCGATGAAAATGGTAAAACAGCCTGCCGCCCGGCCGCAGTCGACATCGCGCCATCGGTCCCCGACCATGTAACTCCGCGAGAGATCGATATCGCGCTCCTTAGCCGCGTCCAATAACATCCCGGGCTTCGGCTTGTAGCGCGAACTTTCCGCCTCGTAACACACTTGAATATCATCGATCGGCAATTCCCGTCTGAGGCGCTCGTGCATGGCCTCGACGATGTCACGCCTCTGAAGGCCTCGCGCGACATCAGGCTGGTTGGTCACCACGATCAGCAAAAAACCCGCGTCACGGAGGTCACGTAAAGCTTGCGGCACCCCCGGCAGGATACGAAAGTCGCCCAGCGTCGCGGGCGGATAAGGTCTTCCCTCGCGAACAACCGCGGCGTTGATGACTCCGTCGCGATCGAGAAAGACGGCGCGAGTCATTCGTCAGACGGCCGCCTCCCGGACTGCGCTCTCCCATTTCGTCCCCGCAATTTGCAACTTGGGATGCGAAACCAGACAATGCCAGACGACCGCATGAAAGGCTTCGGTGTGTGGAGTCACATGGGCCGGATTGACAGTAGGAACGATCACGACTGCGTCGCCGACTTTCTTGGTATATCCCCCGCTCCTTCCCACCACTCCGTAGACCTTCAGACCGCGACGCTTGGCCTCATCGAGCGCCCGAATTAAATTGACGCTGATATTGTTCTCGGCATCTCCGCCCCCAACCGAGAAAACCAGGACAGCGTCGTTGCCGCAGGCTCGGCTGACCTTCAGCCATTCCGCAAAAACCGTTTCCCAACCTTCATCATTGGTCCGAGCCGTCAACTCTGAGACATTATCAACCGGCGTATAGGCTTCGATGCCGCATAACTTACGGAAGTCGTTCACCGCATGGCTGCAGTTGGCTGCGCTGCCGCCCACCCCGAATAGAAACAACCTGCCGCCCCTTGCGCGCAGGTCCGCAAGTCCTGCGGCGATACGCTCGATCATTTCGCGATCCATGAGCTCGATGATACGCCCTGCTTCTTCCAGATACCGTTCCGCATGTGACACAAGTTGACCTCCGTGAGAATACATTGACCGCGCGCTGCTGTTTACCAGAGGGTGATAGCCGGATCAAGCAATTTGCTGTAGGGCCTTTTGGCCCTAGTATTCAAACTGAGCACTAGCTTGCCGGTTTGGAGAGACCGTCTCTGTATTCGTTGACCCTGAGCAAGGAATTGCCGAAAGAGCGGGACGGCGTGCTGCTTCAAAGACACGTCTTGACCGGCGCCACATCGTTCCCGTCAGTCTCGACCGCGGCGGCTTGTTGGATTAGGCGGATGTCGATCGCGAGCCGATGACGCTCGTCTTTCCGCAGGAGGATGTCCTGCGAACTAACTCCGCACCTACGCCACTGGGCGTCTTTCTCGCAGTGCCGGCAGAACCTCAAGGACTTTCTCGTGTGCGAAGGGGTCCTTTCGCTGGAGTGCGCTCAACCCCGCGCGCAGACG
This region includes:
- a CDS encoding HAD family hydrolase: MTRAVFLDRDGVINAAVVREGRPYPPATLGDFRILPGVPQALRDLRDAGFLLIVVTNQPDVARGLQRRDIVEAMHERLRRELPIDDIQVCYEAESSRYKPKPGMLLDAAKERDIDLSRSYMVGDRWRDVDCGRAAGCFTIFIDRGYSETLREAPDATCADLPEAVAIILRHANLQLTGRRA
- a CDS encoding SIS domain-containing protein — protein: MSHAERYLEEAGRIIELMDREMIERIAAGLADLRARGGRLFLFGVGGSAANCSHAVNDFRKLCGIEAYTPVDNVSELTARTNDEGWETVFAEWLKVSRACGNDAVLVFSVGGGDAENNISVNLIRALDEAKRRGLKVYGVVGRSGGYTKKVGDAVVIVPTVNPAHVTPHTEAFHAVVWHCLVSHPKLQIAGTKWESAVREAAV
- a CDS encoding transaldolase; amino-acid sequence: MTKLADLRVKIFADGADLAGIKTMYAKSWIKGFTTNPTLMRKAGVTDYKAFAQQVLKAVPDRPVSFEVFADDFDEMEAQALEIASWGANVNVKIPVTNTKRRFAGPLIYRLSRAGVRLNITAVMTLEQVREIVEHLAPETPAIISVFAGRIADTGVDPVPVMREALQIMRVRPKAELLWASPRELLNIVQADEVGCHIITATNDILNKLSLLGKNHSDYSLETVEMFYRDAAAAGYTIPCTKPAVI